In one Planctomycetota bacterium genomic region, the following are encoded:
- a CDS encoding fibronectin type III domain-containing protein, giving the protein MRACLKLLPAAVFACGSCSSRFDDVTGPEVLLEEVVEVNGLSPPSDLTGEVRSGGEEMALAWRDNSSAETGFRVDVAERPISSFADVSAWSVLPADTSQAVLPCEPGAEYYVRVLAVTDRLQSPPSNLIRLVTASGPPGTPEIVAEGYSPSQIRVSWRDVAEERGYRVERSADLGRTWTVVATLPRNSEGYDDSGLPPRSAYCYRVTAVNVFGQSVSNVSCAETIAPGVTSGVAYGWGDVGAHTSIVLAGSEERVAFYDATNGRALFWEGGQIAVADATPGAGATGTDVVARQGVFAEVVTVAGTKFNISTGNARYGFTSSTLDPTYARLHPKTAANAAGRFYLYAVQWGSSLALREWVFPPDGGPQNNIVDVGTPQIAGLDYAVDGAADQHVALTAGDGTTFELRYLRRITTGSPAWSGWRLTSAGRPTFCAIVALPQPTGREVPHIFYYESANGRLMHVWRENWFAGTGWRTEVVRSEPGRRVGAYVSAAYAAGQFHLAYYDETRGDLMYSRGMAGSWNHFLMDAAGDVGTHTSIAVEEGGTVHIAYRDETNGDLKIARGRP; this is encoded by the coding sequence ATGAGAGCGTGCCTGAAACTCCTGCCGGCGGCGGTGTTCGCCTGCGGTTCCTGTTCCAGCCGGTTCGACGACGTCACCGGACCGGAGGTCCTTCTCGAAGAAGTCGTCGAGGTCAACGGTCTGTCCCCTCCTTCCGACTTGACGGGGGAAGTGCGCTCCGGGGGGGAGGAAATGGCGCTCGCCTGGCGGGACAATTCCTCGGCGGAGACCGGCTTTCGCGTGGACGTGGCGGAGCGTCCCATTTCTTCTTTCGCGGACGTTTCGGCGTGGAGCGTGTTGCCGGCGGATACGTCGCAGGCGGTTCTTCCCTGCGAGCCGGGAGCGGAGTATTACGTGCGTGTGCTGGCCGTCACCGACAGGCTCCAGTCGCCGCCCAGCAACTTGATCCGTCTCGTCACGGCCTCAGGGCCTCCCGGGACGCCGGAGATCGTGGCCGAGGGATACTCGCCCTCGCAGATCCGGGTTTCGTGGAGGGACGTGGCGGAGGAGCGGGGCTACCGGGTCGAGCGATCGGCCGACCTGGGAAGGACCTGGACGGTCGTGGCGACCCTTCCGCGGAACTCGGAGGGGTACGACGATTCCGGGCTTCCGCCCCGGAGCGCTTACTGTTATCGCGTGACGGCCGTCAACGTCTTCGGGCAGTCCGTCTCGAACGTCTCCTGCGCGGAGACGATCGCGCCCGGAGTGACCTCGGGCGTCGCGTACGGGTGGGGCGACGTGGGGGCCCACACGTCGATCGTTCTGGCGGGCTCGGAAGAGAGGGTGGCCTTTTACGATGCGACGAACGGCAGAGCGCTTTTCTGGGAGGGCGGTCAGATCGCCGTGGCGGACGCCACGCCGGGGGCGGGGGCGACGGGGACGGACGTGGTCGCGCGGCAGGGGGTTTTCGCCGAGGTGGTGACCGTCGCAGGGACGAAATTCAACATCTCGACGGGCAACGCCCGCTACGGCTTTACGTCCAGCACGCTGGATCCGACGTACGCCCGGCTGCATCCCAAGACGGCCGCGAACGCGGCGGGGCGGTTCTACCTCTATGCCGTTCAGTGGGGTTCCTCGCTGGCGCTTCGGGAGTGGGTGTTTCCGCCCGACGGAGGGCCCCAGAACAACATCGTGGACGTCGGAACGCCGCAGATCGCGGGGCTGGACTACGCGGTGGACGGAGCGGCGGACCAGCACGTGGCGCTGACCGCGGGGGATGGAACGACTTTCGAGTTGAGGTATCTCCGCAGGATCACGACGGGGAGTCCGGCCTGGAGCGGCTGGAGGCTGACCTCGGCGGGGCGGCCGACGTTCTGCGCGATTGTTGCGCTTCCTCAGCCCACGGGCCGGGAGGTGCCGCACATCTTCTACTACGAGAGCGCGAACGGGCGCCTTATGCATGTGTGGCGGGAGAACTGGTTCGCGGGGACGGGTTGGCGGACGGAAGTGGTGCGATCGGAGCCCGGGCGCCGGGTGGGGGCGTATGTGTCAGCGGCGTATGCCGCGGGTCAGTTTCATCTGGCGTACTATGACGAAACGCGGGGCGACCTTATGTACAGCCGTGGAATGGCCGGAAGCTGGAATCATTTCCTCATGGACGCCGCGGGGGATGTGGGCACCCACACGTCGATCGCCGTGGAGGAAGGCGGGACGGTGCACATCGCGTATCGCGACGAGACGAACGGCGATCTCAAGATCGCGCGAGGGCGTCCGTAG
- a CDS encoding HEAT repeat domain-containing protein, with the protein MKFRILPLVLLGAGGGGGDDWGQAMRRLQEALAGRDEARLEQAVGRVAADDSARAVEALVRAARSAPPGAYWTILAGMARLGSPAALDALGREILEGKVPELRRDLILPLRYSEAPGAVELLKRILREGSPDLQVSAMDELVDRERLDAAPILLDLADKDPGEERELTRRAFKALRALAKEDPPAGGPAAWRRWWAGIEARAAGRPAPPPSPRRVGETVADSIRRTRVTDYEALKRGKKEEVLVIEGVADNVEDVLFRLGIPYQSMSWERIQSGDDLGFKRYLAVFVNCGTGDWPPRQVERIKEYVSSGGYLFVTDQAILQVVKHAFPNYIIFGKGTFSDLTVDIYPCKGTLGSPLLRGIDILPTGNRSVTGRQNTLQWKICSEAPVLVFDPSKAIPLIEAPSIVGKKRSPVVAITFSPGISTDLLKESIACSGIYEEFGMMDGGKVICVISHFKLQRQGEDGFALQNLLINFLIEAKDRALLREKRKK; encoded by the coding sequence ATGAAGTTCCGGATCCTGCCGCTGGTGCTTCTGGGGGCGGGAGGCGGCGGGGGGGATGACTGGGGTCAGGCGATGCGCCGCCTCCAGGAGGCGCTGGCGGGGCGGGACGAGGCGCGGCTGGAGCAGGCGGTGGGGCGGGTGGCGGCGGACGACAGCGCGCGCGCGGTGGAGGCGCTGGTGCGGGCGGCGCGGTCGGCGCCTCCGGGGGCTTACTGGACGATTCTGGCGGGCATGGCGCGCCTCGGCTCGCCGGCGGCGCTCGACGCCCTGGGCCGGGAGATCCTGGAGGGAAAAGTTCCGGAGCTCCGGCGGGATCTCATTCTTCCCTTGCGCTACAGCGAGGCGCCGGGGGCGGTGGAGCTCCTCAAGCGGATCCTTCGGGAAGGCTCGCCGGATCTTCAGGTATCGGCGATGGACGAGCTCGTGGACCGCGAGCGCCTGGACGCGGCGCCGATTCTTCTCGACCTGGCGGACAAGGATCCGGGGGAGGAGCGCGAGCTGACGCGCCGGGCGTTCAAGGCGCTGCGGGCGCTGGCGAAGGAGGACCCTCCGGCGGGGGGCCCGGCGGCGTGGCGCCGCTGGTGGGCCGGAATCGAAGCGCGCGCGGCGGGGCGGCCGGCGCCGCCCCCGTCCCCTCGCCGCGTGGGCGAAACCGTCGCCGACTCCATCCGCCGCACCCGCGTCACGGACTACGAAGCCCTCAAGCGCGGAAAAAAGGAGGAGGTGCTGGTTATTGAGGGTGTGGCAGATAACGTCGAAGATGTACTGTTCCGCCTAGGAATTCCCTACCAATCTATGAGTTGGGAAAGAATACAGTCGGGAGATGATCTCGGCTTTAAACGATACTTGGCTGTATTTGTGAATTGCGGAACAGGCGATTGGCCCCCGAGACAAGTGGAGAGAATAAAAGAATATGTAAGCAGTGGGGGCTATCTATTTGTTACCGATCAAGCCATCCTTCAAGTGGTAAAGCATGCGTTCCCTAACTACATCATCTTCGGGAAGGGAACCTTCTCGGACCTTACCGTTGATATCTATCCCTGCAAGGGTACGCTCGGCAGTCCTCTGTTGCGCGGAATAGACATCCTTCCTACTGGCAACAGGTCTGTGACAGGTCGTCAAAATACACTCCAGTGGAAAATCTGCTCAGAGGCACCGGTCCTCGTTTTTGATCCAAGTAAAGCTATTCCCCTCATCGAGGCGCCAAGCATAGTGGGAAAGAAGCGGTCACCTGTGGTTGCCATCACATTTTCACCGGGTATCAGCACTGATCTTTTAAAAGAAAGCATAGCTTGTTCGGGCATTTACGAGGAATTCGGTATGATGGATGGGGGAAAGGTCATCTGTGTCATTTCTCACTTCAAACTCCAACGCCAGGGAGAGGATGGGTTCGCCCTGCAAAACCTCCTCATCAACTTCCTCATCGAGGCCAAAGACCGGGCCCTGCTTCGCGAAAAGCGGAAGAAATAA
- a CDS encoding Gfo/Idh/MocA family oxidoreductase, translating into MAFSLSRRRFLGASAAAGFWAAGFRQERSPNARLHVGVIGVGGMRGEANAAGCAGEAIVALCDVDAKNLEKAAARHPKAARYADFREMLEKEKSLDAVVISTPDHVHAPAAAMALRLGKHVYCEKPLAHSVFEARALARLAAERKAATQMGTQIHAEENYRRVVELVRAGAIGEISEVHVWVGGAWTAQGLPAHATPPPCPPHLAWDLWLGPAEERPYSPRYHPAGWRSYWNFGGGHLADMGCHYIDLAFWALELRGPRAVEAEGPPVDAHGAPPWLIVRWEFPARGERPPVKLVWYHGGRKPPAAEDGTLGDWKGNGVLFVGRQGMIVADYSRHKLLPEDRFRDYERPPRSIPPSPGHHAEWIAACKGGPRALCAFDYAGPLTEAVLLGNVAYRSGKRIEWDAENLRIPNAPEAERFLRREYRKGWTL; encoded by the coding sequence ATGGCTTTTTCTCTTTCGCGGCGCCGCTTCCTGGGAGCGTCGGCGGCGGCGGGCTTCTGGGCGGCGGGGTTCCGCCAGGAGCGCTCGCCGAACGCCCGGCTTCATGTGGGCGTGATCGGCGTGGGCGGAATGCGGGGGGAGGCCAACGCGGCCGGGTGCGCGGGGGAGGCGATCGTCGCGCTCTGCGACGTGGACGCGAAGAACCTGGAGAAGGCCGCCGCGCGGCATCCGAAGGCGGCGCGGTACGCCGACTTCCGGGAGATGCTCGAGAAGGAGAAGTCCCTCGACGCGGTGGTGATCTCCACGCCGGATCACGTGCACGCCCCGGCGGCGGCGATGGCCCTTCGGCTGGGCAAGCACGTCTACTGCGAGAAGCCCCTGGCTCATTCCGTTTTCGAAGCGCGCGCGCTCGCGCGGCTGGCGGCCGAGCGGAAGGCGGCCACGCAGATGGGAACGCAGATCCACGCGGAGGAGAACTACCGCCGGGTGGTGGAGCTCGTGCGGGCGGGGGCGATCGGGGAGATTTCCGAAGTGCACGTCTGGGTGGGCGGGGCGTGGACGGCCCAGGGGCTGCCGGCGCACGCCACGCCGCCTCCGTGTCCGCCGCATCTGGCGTGGGATCTCTGGCTGGGCCCGGCGGAGGAGCGGCCGTACAGTCCGCGGTATCATCCGGCCGGCTGGCGCAGCTACTGGAATTTCGGAGGCGGGCACCTGGCGGACATGGGGTGCCACTACATCGATCTGGCGTTCTGGGCCCTGGAGCTGAGGGGGCCGCGGGCGGTGGAGGCCGAGGGGCCGCCCGTGGACGCGCACGGCGCGCCGCCGTGGCTGATCGTGCGGTGGGAGTTTCCGGCGCGAGGAGAACGGCCGCCGGTGAAGCTGGTCTGGTATCACGGAGGGCGGAAGCCCCCGGCCGCGGAGGACGGCACGCTGGGGGACTGGAAGGGGAACGGCGTCCTCTTCGTGGGCCGCCAGGGCATGATTGTGGCGGACTATTCGCGGCACAAGCTTCTTCCGGAGGACCGGTTCCGCGACTACGAGCGCCCGCCGCGTTCGATTCCGCCGTCGCCGGGGCACCATGCGGAGTGGATCGCGGCCTGCAAGGGGGGGCCGCGGGCGCTCTGCGCGTTCGACTACGCCGGGCCGCTGACGGAAGCGGTGCTTCTCGGCAACGTCGCCTACCGGTCCGGCAAGCGGATCGAGTGGGACGCGGAAAATCTGCGGATCCCGAACGCCCCGGAAGCGGAGCGGTTCCTGCGGCGCGAGTACCGCAAAGGCTGGACGCTGTAG
- a CDS encoding DUF4282 domain-containing protein: MDMDLKKVDRNRMVAFFKFDLLILPTLVKIVFILGVVGLFLMCLWLPFRMASGFSFGPDGIRSEFNCGTFAVGLIVSGIFFVLGMLWWRVVCESMIILFKIHEVLAGRKEGAPPASPAAGTPPSPPPQA, from the coding sequence ATGGATATGGATCTCAAGAAGGTGGACCGCAACCGGATGGTCGCGTTCTTCAAGTTCGATCTCCTGATCCTGCCGACGCTCGTCAAGATCGTCTTCATTCTGGGGGTGGTGGGGCTCTTTCTGATGTGTCTCTGGCTGCCCTTCCGGATGGCCTCGGGGTTTTCTTTCGGGCCGGACGGGATACGCTCGGAGTTCAACTGCGGCACGTTCGCGGTAGGCCTGATCGTCTCGGGGATCTTCTTCGTTCTGGGGATGCTGTGGTGGCGGGTGGTGTGCGAATCCATGATCATCCTCTTCAAGATCCACGAGGTTCTGGCCGGGCGGAAGGAAGGGGCGCCCCCGGCGTCTCCCGCGGCCGGGACGCCGCCTTCGCCTCCCCCGCAGGCGTAA
- a CDS encoding Gfo/Idh/MocA family oxidoreductase, with protein MKRREFLKVSGGAAAGFWIAGRATAYGQEKSPNAKLRVAAIGVGGQGGGNLGAVARTETIVALCDVDDQRLAEAARKHPGARVFHDYRKMFDAMEKEIDAVVVSTPDHHHAPASIRAMRLGKHVYCEKPLTHSVAEARLMAREAARAKVATQMGNQGHSSGGQAALVELVRSGAIGPIKEVHVWTDRAFGGGKRPRQVPPCPAHLHWDEWLGPAPHRPYHGGLHPFSWRGWWDFGTGSLGDMACHNMDAAFWALELDNPRTIEAQGAPQDPESTPTWTTVTWHFPARGERPPVKLVWYDGVRPGADGQKIPNRPPQDLIGGEKMVSNGTIFVGEKGTIYVPSSYGGKHVLLPREKFEGHAPPPATLPRAQGGHHGSWIAACKGGPPALSDFAYAARLTETVLLGNVAYRAGGRIEWEAEAMKPSAGEEFIRREYREGWRL; from the coding sequence ATGAAGCGGCGCGAATTCCTCAAGGTCTCCGGCGGCGCGGCGGCCGGGTTCTGGATCGCCGGCCGCGCGACCGCGTACGGCCAGGAAAAGTCCCCCAACGCCAAACTGCGCGTCGCCGCGATCGGGGTGGGCGGCCAGGGCGGAGGCAACCTCGGCGCGGTCGCCCGCACGGAAACGATCGTGGCGCTCTGCGACGTGGACGACCAGCGCCTGGCCGAGGCGGCGCGGAAACACCCGGGCGCGCGCGTCTTCCACGACTACCGCAAGATGTTCGACGCGATGGAAAAGGAAATCGACGCGGTCGTCGTCTCGACGCCCGACCACCACCACGCGCCGGCGTCGATTCGGGCGATGCGGCTCGGGAAACACGTCTACTGCGAGAAGCCCCTGACCCATTCCGTGGCCGAGGCGCGCCTGATGGCCCGGGAGGCCGCGCGCGCCAAGGTCGCCACCCAGATGGGCAACCAGGGGCATTCCTCCGGCGGCCAGGCGGCGCTCGTGGAACTCGTGCGCTCGGGAGCGATCGGCCCGATCAAGGAAGTGCACGTCTGGACCGACCGCGCCTTCGGAGGAGGAAAGCGTCCCCGCCAGGTTCCGCCCTGCCCGGCGCATCTGCACTGGGACGAGTGGCTCGGACCCGCTCCGCACCGGCCCTACCACGGGGGGCTTCATCCCTTCTCCTGGCGCGGCTGGTGGGATTTCGGAACCGGCTCGCTCGGCGACATGGCGTGCCACAACATGGACGCCGCGTTCTGGGCGCTGGAGCTCGACAACCCGCGGACGATCGAAGCGCAAGGGGCGCCTCAAGATCCGGAAAGCACTCCGACCTGGACCACGGTCACCTGGCACTTCCCCGCCCGGGGCGAGCGCCCCCCCGTCAAGCTCGTCTGGTACGACGGCGTGCGTCCCGGAGCGGACGGGCAGAAGATTCCCAACCGGCCGCCCCAGGATCTGATCGGCGGCGAGAAGATGGTCTCCAACGGAACGATCTTCGTGGGCGAGAAGGGGACGATCTACGTGCCGAGTTCGTACGGAGGAAAGCACGTGCTTCTTCCCCGCGAGAAGTTCGAAGGGCACGCGCCGCCGCCGGCGACCCTTCCGCGCGCGCAAGGAGGCCATCACGGATCGTGGATCGCCGCCTGCAAGGGAGGCCCGCCGGCGCTTTCGGACTTCGCGTACGCGGCGCGGCTGACGGAGACGGTGCTTCTCGGAAACGTCGCCTACCGCGCGGGCGGCCGGATCGAGTGGGAGGCCGAGGCGATGAAGCCTTCGGCCGGAGAGGAATTCATCCGGCGCGAGTATCGCGAGGGGTGGCGGCTCTAG
- a CDS encoding SDR family NAD(P)-dependent oxidoreductase, whose protein sequence is MQLAGCAALVTGAGRGIGRALADALAAEGARLILAGRTAARLEEAAAALRARGAPAEIVAGDVGEEADAARMVGAALERFGRLDVLVNNAGVGALGTLEETDPATFDRLYRTNVRGPFLLMRAAIPAMRRQGGGTIVNMASLAAVNAVPRRAAYAATKWALLGMSRSVLQEVRAAGIRVVVVEPGSTWTEFGHEPAKRQEAHKFLRPEDVAAAVVAALKLPDRATVSEIEIRPTDPPAGS, encoded by the coding sequence ATGCAGCTGGCGGGATGCGCGGCGCTCGTGACGGGCGCGGGCCGGGGGATCGGCCGGGCCCTGGCGGACGCCCTGGCGGCGGAAGGGGCGCGGCTGATCCTGGCGGGCCGGACGGCGGCGCGGCTCGAGGAGGCCGCGGCGGCCCTCCGGGCGCGCGGCGCCCCGGCGGAGATCGTTGCCGGCGACGTGGGCGAGGAGGCGGACGCGGCCCGGATGGTGGGGGCGGCGCTCGAACGCTTCGGGCGTCTGGACGTTCTCGTCAACAACGCCGGCGTCGGCGCGCTCGGAACGCTCGAGGAGACCGATCCGGCGACCTTCGACCGGCTGTACCGCACGAACGTGCGGGGGCCGTTCCTGCTCATGCGCGCGGCCATTCCCGCGATGCGGCGCCAGGGCGGCGGGACGATCGTGAACATGGCTTCTCTGGCGGCCGTCAACGCCGTGCCGCGCCGGGCCGCCTACGCGGCCACGAAATGGGCGCTTCTCGGGATGTCCCGCTCCGTCCTGCAGGAGGTGCGGGCCGCGGGGATCCGCGTCGTGGTGGTTGAACCGGGCTCGACGTGGACGGAGTTCGGGCACGAGCCGGCCAAGCGTCAGGAGGCGCACAAGTTCCTGCGTCCCGAGGACGTGGCGGCCGCCGTCGTGGCGGCCCTGAAGCTTCCGGATCGGGCGACGGTCTCGGAGATCGAGATCCGGCCCACGGACCCTCCGGCGGGAAGTTAA
- a CDS encoding Gfo/Idh/MocA family oxidoreductase: MSDRLSRRRFVGLAAASGAGFWIAGRRTAYGQEASPNARLNIAVIGSGGRGAAHLGPLAAENVVALCDVFEPALEKAARTLAQARPGAPAPRRYVDFRKLYDEMAREIDAVVVSTAEHTHFHAVLPALLLDKHVYVEKPMTHGVWEARRLTEEARRRPKVATQMGIQMHASETYRRVVELLQAGTIGPVTEVHVWVERSWGWQSPAEAKANGDILSTQERPAKEDPVPEGLHWDLWLGPGPARPFNRIYVPGPRWYRWWDWGSGTMSDLGSHYNDLPFWALKLDAPRTVEGFGPPPHPDLAPANFRAVYEYGPREGLPPVKLHWYQGTEKPPHLRDGSIPPNWKSGHLFVGEKGMLLSSYGKYQLLPESKFADFRAPERTLPRSPGHLQEWILAAKGEGKTLAPFEYSGPLTEANHLASIAYRVGKKLEWDAAALKARNAPEADPLIRRAYRKGWEPPG; the protein is encoded by the coding sequence ATGTCCGACCGCCTTTCCCGCCGCCGCTTCGTGGGTCTCGCCGCCGCCTCGGGCGCCGGATTCTGGATCGCCGGCCGCCGGACGGCCTACGGCCAGGAGGCGTCCCCCAACGCCCGGCTCAATATCGCCGTCATCGGCTCCGGCGGCCGCGGGGCCGCCCACCTCGGGCCTCTGGCCGCCGAAAACGTCGTGGCCCTCTGCGACGTCTTCGAGCCCGCCCTCGAAAAGGCCGCCCGGACGCTCGCCCAGGCGCGGCCCGGCGCGCCCGCCCCGCGCCGCTACGTCGATTTCCGCAAGCTTTACGACGAGATGGCCCGCGAGATCGACGCGGTCGTCGTCTCCACCGCCGAGCACACGCATTTCCACGCCGTCCTTCCCGCGCTCCTTCTGGACAAGCATGTCTACGTCGAAAAGCCCATGACCCACGGGGTGTGGGAGGCGCGCCGCCTCACGGAGGAAGCCCGCCGGCGTCCCAAGGTCGCCACCCAGATGGGCATCCAGATGCACGCGAGCGAAACTTATCGCCGCGTCGTGGAGCTCCTCCAGGCCGGAACGATCGGACCGGTTACGGAGGTCCATGTGTGGGTCGAGCGATCGTGGGGGTGGCAGTCTCCTGCGGAGGCCAAGGCCAACGGCGACATCCTCAGCACCCAGGAGCGACCCGCGAAAGAGGATCCCGTCCCCGAGGGTCTGCACTGGGATCTCTGGCTCGGACCGGGCCCCGCGCGGCCCTTCAACCGCATCTATGTCCCCGGACCTCGATGGTACCGGTGGTGGGACTGGGGCTCGGGCACGATGAGCGACCTCGGCAGCCACTACAACGACCTGCCCTTCTGGGCGCTGAAGCTCGACGCCCCCCGCACGGTGGAAGGCTTCGGCCCGCCGCCCCATCCCGACCTCGCCCCGGCCAACTTCCGCGCCGTCTACGAGTATGGCCCCCGCGAGGGACTTCCCCCCGTGAAGCTCCACTGGTATCAGGGAACCGAGAAGCCGCCTCACCTCCGGGACGGCTCGATCCCTCCGAACTGGAAAAGCGGCCACCTCTTCGTGGGCGAAAAGGGCATGCTCCTTTCGAGCTACGGCAAATATCAGCTTCTGCCCGAATCGAAATTCGCCGACTTCCGGGCGCCCGAGCGGACCCTTCCGCGCTCCCCGGGTCACCTCCAGGAATGGATCCTCGCCGCCAAGGGCGAGGGCAAGACCCTGGCCCCCTTCGAGTACTCGGGTCCGCTCACGGAGGCCAACCACCTGGCGTCCATCGCCTACCGGGTGGGCAAGAAGCTGGAGTGGGACGCGGCGGCCCTGAAGGCGCGGAACGCTCCCGAAGCGGATCCCCTGATCCGCCGCGCGTACCGCAAGGGGTGGGAGCCGCCGGGTTAA
- a CDS encoding Gfo/Idh/MocA family oxidoreductase produces the protein MARPKINRREFLGTAGAAGAGFWIAGRQTGFGQEKSPNAKLNVACIGVGGRGRASLDACRNENVVAICDIDEGPLSKAAKDYPGAKVYTDYRKLLDEMANQIDAVTVGTPDHHHAPAAARAIALGKHAYVEKPLTHNIYEARKLTELAAKHKVATQMGNQGHSTDSRRRLVEALQQGIIGKVTEVHAWTNRPIWPQAMKRPTKTDPVPPGLHWDLFLGPAPERPFVNRIYHPFAWRGWWDFGTVALGDMACHIMDAAFWGLNLRYPTRVEAEGDPLLPETGPKWMTVKLDFPARGEQPPLKFIWYDGKKSDSEGRETPNLPPAELAKGVKITNNGNIIVGDKGTIVVLDEQTGNWKAVIDGKVLDKKELDIKQTLPRVPGDMGGHHGEWIAACKGGPKSLGDFSYSGPFTETVLIGIVAFRTGKALDWDGEAMKAKNCPEAEPYIRREYRKGWEV, from the coding sequence ATGGCTCGTCCGAAGATCAACCGCCGCGAATTCCTGGGCACCGCCGGCGCCGCGGGGGCCGGGTTCTGGATCGCCGGCCGCCAGACCGGCTTCGGCCAGGAAAAGTCGCCCAATGCGAAGCTCAACGTCGCCTGCATCGGCGTGGGCGGCCGCGGGCGCGCCAGCCTGGACGCCTGCCGGAACGAGAACGTCGTGGCCATCTGCGACATCGACGAAGGCCCGCTCTCGAAGGCCGCCAAGGATTATCCGGGCGCCAAGGTCTACACCGATTACCGCAAGCTGCTCGACGAGATGGCCAACCAGATCGACGCCGTGACGGTGGGCACGCCCGACCACCACCACGCTCCGGCGGCCGCCCGCGCGATCGCCCTGGGCAAGCACGCCTACGTGGAAAAGCCGCTCACGCACAACATCTACGAGGCGCGCAAGCTCACGGAGCTGGCCGCCAAGCACAAGGTGGCCACCCAGATGGGCAACCAGGGCCACTCGACCGACAGCCGCCGCCGGCTCGTCGAGGCCCTCCAGCAGGGCATCATCGGCAAGGTCACCGAAGTCCACGCCTGGACGAACCGGCCCATCTGGCCGCAGGCGATGAAGCGTCCGACGAAGACCGACCCCGTGCCCCCGGGCCTGCACTGGGACCTGTTCCTCGGGCCCGCCCCCGAGCGTCCGTTCGTCAACCGCATCTATCATCCGTTCGCCTGGCGCGGCTGGTGGGATTTCGGAACCGTGGCGCTCGGCGACATGGCCTGCCACATCATGGACGCGGCCTTCTGGGGGCTCAACCTGCGCTACCCGACCCGCGTCGAAGCGGAAGGGGATCCCCTCCTTCCGGAAACGGGTCCCAAGTGGATGACCGTCAAGCTCGACTTCCCGGCCCGCGGCGAACAGCCGCCCCTCAAGTTCATCTGGTACGACGGGAAGAAGTCCGACTCCGAGGGGCGCGAAACCCCGAACCTTCCGCCCGCGGAACTGGCCAAGGGCGTCAAGATCACCAACAACGGCAACATCATCGTGGGCGACAAGGGCACGATCGTGGTCCTCGACGAACAGACGGGCAACTGGAAGGCGGTCATCGACGGGAAGGTCCTCGACAAGAAGGAACTCGACATCAAGCAGACGCTTCCCCGCGTACCCGGGGACATGGGCGGCCATCACGGCGAGTGGATCGCCGCCTGCAAGGGAGGCCCCAAGTCTCTCGGCGACTTCTCCTATTCGGGCCCCTTCACCGAGACGGTGCTCATCGGCATCGTGGCCTTCCGCACGGGCAAGGCGCTCGATTGGGACGGCGAGGCCATGAAGGCCAAGAACTGCCCCGAGGCGGAGCCGTACATCCGCCGCGAGTACCGCAAGGGCTGGGAAGTCTAG